The nucleotide window tctAATTAACTAGTATTGTGTATGTAGACATGCTGCTActgaaaaatgttaataattCCCATATTAGTCCCATTAAAGTTGATGTGGTCGATATAATCCCTCGACTGGATAAACCGGTCTGGCCCTCAGTAgtaaatggtgtgtgtgtttacacaggtgtgtgtttgtgttctccTTACGTGTCAGTCAAGCCATAGGCTAAGTCTAGCATGTCCATCTCCTCATCTGTGATGGGCCCCAGAGTCTTGTAGACATCCTCGTCAAAGATCAGATGGCATGTGGAGCACGCCAGGGTTCCCTCACACGCCCCTgaaaccacacaaacacactttcatTACTTTATCTGATGGATGGCATTCAGCTCAGATGCAGACAGGCAGCTATCTGCCATGATTCTCACTGTTACTGTAGAATAAGACAAGTCTGATCATGCCAGTGAGGAGCTCTGATGTCACGGCACAAGACAGAAAGGAGTGATGAAAGGAGCGAGCAGgagtaaggggggggggggggggggggggggctgtgtGCGTGTGCTTACATACCAAAGCCATCAAAGTCGAGGTCTTCATTGATGACAAGATCTAGCAGTGAGTCTCCAGGCGACCCCTTCACTGTGATCTTCTCCCCATCTCTGTTGATGAAGTGGACCGTCACCTTGTTGTCtgctctgaaacacacacacacaaacacagttttaGTTTACCATTATCTACACACAAAAACTGACTCATTTTTAATCACAGCCGTGAGTATTTCCACAACACTTCACTCCCTCTAGTGGCCACAGCTCAACACTACACTCAGTTTAACAACTGCCAaagtaatctctcaagacagattctgcaatttacattgtttaccgatggatttccagattgctgCCAAAGTGCTTCAAAATCTCAGCGTGAGGAAACACATAGCGTAATTTTttactgttgtttatttatacGAGCACAATTAATTCCCATATTATACCAAATTTGTAGAAATGCTTCATTTTTTAAGACTTTGTGGTTTAACTCAAACAGATACACATGCGCCCCCATCATCCCCCCTTTAAGTGAAGTATAAGTGAGATAAATTCTTCAGACAAAAATATCGTAGCTTATGATTGTGAACAATTCTAGAGCTGAAACTATGAGGTGAGAACAGAAAAATAGTCTGCAGCTATATGATCAGCAATTAATCATTAAAACTACATACATACAAGGTAAAAtctgtacaaaataaaacaaacaaacaaaaacaaaaaatagccTTGTCTTCATATATATTTGTATGAATGGAGGCCAGATTaaataatgtgaaaaat belongs to Epinephelus lanceolatus isolate andai-2023 chromosome 24, ASM4190304v1, whole genome shotgun sequence and includes:
- the LOC117250009 gene encoding adrenodoxin-like is translated as MALVTALRRLAHVRLREYSWRTAAVTSTAWLTGQRSFTTGTQPLRADNKVTVHFINRDGEKITVKGSPGDSLLDLVINEDLDFDGFGACEGTLACSTCHLIFDEDVYKTLGPITDEEMDMLDLAYGLTDTSRLGCQICLTKSLEGMVARVPESVADIRQSKDGSS